From the Halalkalicoccus sp. CGA53 genome, one window contains:
- a CDS encoding sodium-dependent transporter — translation MAERETWATRTGFILAAVGSAVGLGNIWRFPFVVGEGGGSAFLFVYLLFIVLIGVPAILVEFVIGRRTELNPVGALRELGGGAWRYLGYVFFVTAFVILSYYSVVAGWFVRYFLIGLGEGYDVEDAEAAGALFETVSVGLDSLAFHALFMAATIGIVALGIRRGIELAVKVMVPALVVLLVSLAVYAATLPGAGEAYAYYLSPDFDVIAENWRTLLPDAAGQAFFTLSLGMGVMIVYASYLGEDRNLAEDGAIIVSLDTAFAVLVGFVVFPIIFSAGADPEQETVGAIFFSLTEAFSGVTGGTVLGMLFFGTVAIAALSSAISLLEFVVAYFMDEFGLRRRSAALVAGGSIFLLGVPVTQDLIFLDLLDGFADAILLVLGGLMLALFVGWVMPDVAREELSRGIGDLGSWGVAWIWAVRVPIVVVLAVALGLGVIEYVEFLTEDFAGWLSG, via the coding sequence ATGGCAGAACGCGAGACGTGGGCGACACGCACGGGCTTCATCCTCGCCGCCGTCGGGAGCGCCGTCGGTCTCGGGAACATCTGGCGCTTTCCGTTCGTCGTCGGCGAGGGCGGCGGCTCCGCGTTCCTCTTCGTCTACCTCCTGTTCATCGTCCTGATCGGCGTTCCGGCGATCCTCGTCGAGTTCGTCATCGGGCGGCGCACCGAACTCAACCCCGTAGGGGCGCTGCGCGAACTCGGCGGCGGCGCCTGGCGGTACCTGGGGTACGTCTTCTTCGTGACGGCGTTCGTCATCCTCTCGTACTACAGCGTCGTCGCTGGCTGGTTCGTCCGCTACTTCCTGATCGGGCTCGGCGAGGGCTACGACGTCGAGGACGCTGAGGCGGCGGGCGCGCTCTTCGAGACGGTCTCGGTGGGACTCGACTCGCTCGCGTTTCACGCGCTGTTCATGGCCGCGACGATCGGCATCGTCGCCCTGGGCATCAGACGCGGGATCGAACTCGCGGTGAAGGTGATGGTGCCCGCGCTCGTCGTCCTGCTCGTCTCGCTCGCCGTCTACGCGGCGACGCTTCCCGGTGCGGGCGAGGCGTACGCCTACTACCTCTCGCCCGACTTCGACGTGATCGCCGAGAACTGGCGAACGCTGCTCCCCGACGCCGCCGGACAGGCCTTCTTCACCCTCTCCCTGGGGATGGGCGTGATGATCGTCTACGCCTCCTATCTCGGCGAAGACCGCAACCTCGCCGAGGACGGCGCGATCATCGTGAGCCTGGACACGGCGTTCGCGGTGCTCGTCGGCTTCGTCGTCTTCCCGATCATCTTCTCCGCGGGCGCCGACCCCGAACAGGAGACCGTCGGGGCGATCTTCTTCAGCCTCACCGAGGCGTTTTCCGGGGTCACCGGCGGGACGGTCCTCGGGATGCTCTTCTTCGGAACCGTCGCGATCGCGGCGCTCTCGAGCGCGATCAGCCTGCTCGAGTTCGTCGTCGCCTACTTTATGGACGAGTTCGGGCTCCGACGCCGGAGCGCCGCCCTCGTCGCCGGCGGCTCGATCTTCCTCCTGGGGGTGCCCGTCACCCAGGACCTGATCTTCCTCGACCTGCTCGACGGCTTCGCCGACGCGATCCTGCTCGTCCTCGGCGGGCTGATGCTCGCGCTGTTCGTCGGCTGGGTGATGCCCGACGTCGCGCGCGAGGAACTCTCGCGGGGGATCGGCGACCTCGGCTCCTGGGGGGTCGCCTGGATCTGGGCCGTCCGTGTCCCGATCGTAGTCGTCCTCGCCGTCGCGCTCGGACTCGGCGTGATCGAGTACGTCGAGTTCTTGACCGAGGACTTCGCCGGCTGGCTCTCCGGCTAG
- a CDS encoding SDR family NAD(P)-dependent oxidoreductase: protein MSVSFDFSDRVVLVTGACGALGSAVCEAFSEAGATVAASDVVEVDSEDSLLDPDLVSFYQADFTDEERVAEAVDAVAADHGGIDHLCAVAGTWRGGQPVAETDLSEYELLMNVNLKTAFLAAKHALPHLQEREGTLVAVSAKSGLEGGSGDGPYRVTKAGIRLLVETIAEENVGTVRANCVMPSVIDTPMNRDMMPDADHSAWVDPAEIARTFLALSSDATPVTSGAAVPVYGEKR, encoded by the coding sequence ATGTCCGTTTCGTTCGACTTCAGCGATCGGGTCGTCCTCGTGACCGGCGCCTGTGGTGCACTCGGCAGCGCGGTCTGCGAGGCGTTCTCCGAGGCCGGCGCGACCGTCGCCGCGAGCGACGTCGTCGAGGTAGACTCCGAGGACTCGCTGCTCGATCCCGACCTCGTCTCGTTCTACCAAGCTGATTTCACCGACGAGGAGAGGGTCGCGGAGGCCGTCGACGCCGTCGCCGCCGACCACGGCGGAATCGACCACCTCTGTGCGGTCGCCGGCACCTGGCGCGGCGGCCAGCCGGTAGCGGAGACCGACCTCTCGGAGTACGAACTGCTGATGAACGTGAACCTGAAGACCGCCTTCCTCGCGGCGAAACACGCCCTCCCGCACCTCCAGGAGCGCGAGGGCACGCTCGTGGCGGTGAGCGCGAAATCCGGTCTCGAAGGTGGCTCCGGCGACGGCCCCTACCGGGTGACGAAGGCGGGGATCAGGCTCCTCGTCGAGACGATCGCCGAGGAGAACGTCGGAACCGTGCGCGCGAACTGCGTCATGCCGAGCGTGATCGACACGCCGATGAACCGCGATATGATGCCCGACGCGGACCACTCGGCGTGGGTCGACCCCGCAGAGATCGCACGGACGTTCCTCGCGCTCTCCTCGGACGCGACGCCGGTGACGAGCGGGGCGGCAGTGCCGGTCTACGGCGAGAAGCGCTAG
- a CDS encoding NADPH:quinone reductase has product MQAVRYHDHGGPDVLAVEETERPETGRDELLVEVRAAAVNPVDTYFREGSYQALGLPMTPGSDLAGVVAETDGESEFQVGDRVFATGLGKAHQGTYAEYAAVPTDRVARLPEAVEFESGAATALVGVTAWRALVDHARLEPGETCLIHGASGGVGHVAVQLAAATGAEVLATASPEYHDEIRGLGASELFDYDDADLGERVAAHEPTVILDHRLDDYLSFDAEVAGFGARVVGIGENRKDAGFENVSAARANEFSLHLMSMFNTPEMAPVLSRLATLVEAGSLSATVARRYGLDEADEAQRAVMEDSFLGKLVLVP; this is encoded by the coding sequence ATGCAGGCTGTCAGATACCACGATCACGGCGGACCGGACGTACTAGCGGTCGAGGAGACCGAGCGGCCCGAAACGGGACGGGACGAACTGCTCGTGGAGGTGCGTGCCGCGGCGGTGAACCCCGTCGACACCTACTTCCGCGAGGGCTCGTACCAGGCGCTCGGCCTGCCGATGACCCCGGGATCGGACCTCGCGGGCGTGGTCGCGGAGACGGATGGGGAGAGCGAGTTCCAGGTCGGCGACCGGGTGTTCGCGACCGGACTCGGGAAGGCACACCAGGGCACCTACGCCGAGTACGCAGCGGTGCCGACCGACCGGGTGGCGCGTCTCCCGGAGGCGGTCGAGTTCGAGAGCGGCGCGGCGACCGCGCTCGTCGGCGTCACCGCGTGGCGGGCGCTCGTCGATCACGCCCGCCTCGAACCGGGCGAGACCTGTCTGATCCACGGTGCCTCGGGCGGGGTGGGTCACGTCGCGGTCCAGCTCGCCGCCGCGACCGGCGCAGAGGTCCTCGCGACCGCCTCCCCGGAGTACCACGACGAGATTCGAGGCCTCGGAGCGAGCGAGCTCTTCGACTACGACGACGCGGATCTGGGAGAGCGGGTCGCCGCCCACGAACCGACGGTGATCCTCGACCACCGACTCGACGACTACCTCTCGTTCGACGCCGAGGTCGCTGGCTTCGGCGCCCGCGTCGTGGGGATCGGCGAAAACAGGAAGGACGCGGGCTTCGAGAACGTCTCGGCCGCCCGCGCGAACGAGTTCTCGCTCCACTTGATGAGCATGTTCAACACCCCCGAGATGGCGCCCGTACTCTCCCGACTGGCGACGCTCGTGGAGGCCGGGTCGCTCTCCGCGACGGTCGCCCGCCGATACGGCCTCGACGAGGCGGACGAGGCCCAGCGGGCGGTGATGGAGGACAGTTTCCTTGGAAAGCTCGTGCTCGTCCCCTGA
- the sucC gene encoding ADP-forming succinate--CoA ligase subunit beta codes for MRLHEYQAKGIFAEAGMPTPDSQLAETTDEVLSAAESIGYPVAIKAQVHVGGRGKAGGIELVDDEAEAREAADAILGMDLKGYHVDRVLVEAAVDFTDELYVGVTMDRGEGKPVAMVSEKGGVDIEAVAEETPEAIAREHVDPAFGLHPYQARRAVAEAGIESEIRRDVVGVLTTLYDLYESRDASDAEINPLMVTAENEVVAADAVLNVDEDALFRQPELAEMEEGSYVDDLERKAGEYGFDYVRLEGNVGIIGNGAGLVMTTLDLVDYYGGEPANFLDVGGGAKAERITNALDMVFSDENVESVVFNIFGGITRGDEVAKGINEALEGFDEIPKPVVVRLAGTNAEEGMEILNTDLVQVEETLEAAVERAVENAREVSA; via the coding sequence ATGAGACTTCACGAGTACCAAGCGAAGGGGATCTTCGCCGAGGCAGGGATGCCGACGCCCGACTCACAGCTCGCCGAGACCACCGACGAGGTGCTCTCGGCGGCCGAGTCGATCGGCTACCCCGTAGCGATCAAGGCACAGGTCCACGTCGGCGGGCGCGGGAAGGCCGGCGGGATCGAACTCGTCGACGACGAAGCGGAAGCGCGCGAGGCGGCCGACGCGATCCTCGGAATGGACCTGAAGGGCTACCACGTCGACCGCGTGCTGGTCGAGGCGGCCGTCGACTTCACCGACGAGCTCTACGTCGGTGTGACGATGGACAGAGGCGAGGGAAAGCCCGTCGCGATGGTCTCGGAGAAAGGCGGCGTCGACATCGAGGCCGTCGCCGAGGAGACCCCCGAGGCGATCGCCCGCGAGCACGTCGACCCGGCGTTCGGCCTCCACCCGTACCAGGCCCGGCGCGCGGTCGCCGAGGCAGGGATAGAGAGCGAGATCCGCCGCGACGTCGTGGGCGTGCTCACCACGCTCTACGACCTCTACGAGTCCCGCGACGCGAGCGATGCCGAGATCAACCCGCTGATGGTCACTGCGGAGAACGAGGTCGTCGCCGCCGACGCCGTTCTCAACGTCGACGAGGACGCGCTCTTCCGCCAGCCCGAGCTGGCGGAGATGGAAGAGGGATCCTACGTGGACGACCTCGAACGGAAGGCCGGCGAGTACGGCTTCGACTACGTCCGCTTGGAGGGGAACGTCGGCATCATCGGCAACGGCGCGGGCCTCGTGATGACGACGCTCGACCTCGTCGACTACTACGGGGGAGAGCCGGCGAACTTCCTCGACGTGGGTGGCGGCGCGAAGGCCGAGCGGATCACGAACGCGCTGGACATGGTCTTCTCCGACGAGAACGTCGAGTCGGTCGTCTTCAACATCTTCGGCGGCATCACCCGCGGTGACGAGGTGGCGAAGGGGATCAACGAAGCCCTGGAAGGGTTCGACGAGATCCCGAAGCCGGTCGTGGTACGACTGGCGGGGACGAACGCCGAGGAGGGAATGGAGATCCTGAACACCGACCTCGTTCAGGTCGAAGAGACCCTGGAGGCGGCGGTCGAACGTGCGGTCGAGAACGCACGGGAGGTCTCGGCATGA
- the sucD gene encoding succinate--CoA ligase subunit alpha, with the protein MSVFVDSDTRVVVQGITGGEGSFHTGQMIEYGTNVVAGAVPGKGGQEIEGVPVYDTVREAVREEDANASVLFVPPAFAADGVFEGLDSDLDLVVAITEGIPTQDMAKVRKRLSEVDTRLIGPNCPGIITPGEAKLGILPGNIFSSGNVGLVSRSGTLTYQVVDNLTKRGLGQTTAVGIGGDPIIGTSFVDALAAFEDDPATEAVVMCGEIGGEDEEQAAAFIDENMETPVAGFIAGRTAPPGKRMGHAGAIVSGSGTGTAESKIDALNDAGVPVGDTPEEVAESVESFL; encoded by the coding sequence ATGAGCGTCTTCGTCGATTCCGACACGAGGGTCGTCGTCCAGGGGATCACCGGTGGCGAGGGCTCGTTCCACACCGGACAGATGATCGAGTACGGCACGAACGTCGTCGCCGGCGCGGTGCCCGGAAAGGGCGGCCAGGAGATCGAGGGCGTCCCCGTCTACGACACGGTACGGGAAGCGGTGCGCGAGGAGGACGCGAACGCCTCCGTGCTCTTCGTCCCGCCGGCGTTCGCCGCCGACGGGGTCTTCGAGGGGCTCGACTCGGACCTCGACCTCGTCGTCGCCATCACGGAGGGAATCCCGACTCAGGACATGGCGAAGGTCAGAAAGCGGCTCTCCGAGGTCGACACGCGACTGATCGGGCCGAACTGTCCGGGAATCATCACGCCGGGCGAGGCCAAGCTGGGCATCCTGCCCGGGAACATCTTCAGTTCGGGGAACGTCGGCCTCGTCTCCCGATCCGGTACCCTCACTTACCAGGTCGTCGACAACCTCACGAAGCGCGGACTCGGCCAGACCACGGCGGTCGGGATCGGGGGCGACCCGATCATCGGCACGTCGTTCGTCGACGCGCTCGCCGCGTTCGAGGACGACCCGGCGACCGAGGCGGTCGTGATGTGCGGCGAGATCGGCGGCGAGGACGAGGAGCAAGCGGCGGCGTTCATCGACGAGAACATGGAGACGCCCGTCGCGGGCTTCATCGCCGGGCGGACCGCCCCGCCGGGCAAGCGGATGGGCCACGCCGGCGCTATCGTCTCCGGCTCCGGGACCGGAACCGCCGAATCGAAGATCGACGCGCTCAACGACGCGGGCGTCCCGGTCGGCGACACCCCCGAAGAGGTCGCAGAAAGCGTCGAGAGCTTCCTGTAA
- a CDS encoding DUF1059 domain-containing protein, whose translation MKRLDCAIDGCHATIEAESEEAVMTQVGAHAAEAHPDLELDEETVEGIRSQIQTV comes from the coding sequence ATGAAGAGACTCGACTGCGCGATCGACGGCTGTCACGCGACCATCGAAGCCGAGAGCGAGGAGGCGGTCATGACCCAGGTCGGCGCGCACGCGGCCGAGGCCCACCCGGACCTGGAGCTGGACGAGGAGACCGTCGAGGGGATCCGATCGCAGATCCAGACCGTCTGA
- a CDS encoding amidase, whose translation MVDPELLVGSIDELGRGLREGAFTSRELTGAYLERLETVGEELNAVVTLTRERALSGADRADRELEAGEDRGPLHGIPYGVKDLIATEGDPTTWGAEPYREQVTEEDAAVVERLEEAGAVLLGKLATIELAGGFGYDDPGAAWTGATLNPWDREAWAGGSSSGPAAATAAGLVGFAIGTETWGSLTTPAAFSGVTAVRPTYDRVSREGVMALSWTMDKVGPLCRSASDCETVLRAIADPETEDVDAYGVSGDRPRIAVPEGAGEDEQEGVRENFERSLGTLSGFAEVERISLPELPYAAMAGTIIDGEAAAAFDGLIESGDVHDLADPVHTLGSYRASTVLARDYINANRVRAIAQRELDALLAEYDALVTPARSSVASRVGESMGEFFGEFATPSVNAAANVTGLPGVTVPNGFAEDGLPTGVEVVSRAWEESAALAVACAFERRSERPPYADLLG comes from the coding sequence ATGGTCGATCCCGAACTGCTCGTCGGATCGATCGACGAACTCGGCCGCGGACTGCGCGAGGGCGCGTTCACCTCGCGCGAGCTGACCGGGGCGTACCTCGAGCGGCTCGAGACGGTCGGCGAGGAGCTGAACGCGGTGGTCACACTCACGCGCGAGCGGGCGCTCTCTGGGGCGGATCGAGCCGATCGAGAGCTCGAAGCGGGCGAGGATCGAGGGCCGCTCCACGGGATCCCGTACGGGGTAAAGGACCTGATCGCCACCGAAGGCGACCCGACGACGTGGGGCGCCGAACCCTACCGCGAGCAGGTCACCGAGGAGGACGCGGCGGTCGTCGAACGACTGGAGGAGGCCGGTGCGGTACTGCTCGGGAAGCTCGCGACGATCGAACTCGCCGGCGGCTTCGGGTACGACGACCCCGGTGCCGCCTGGACCGGGGCGACGCTCAATCCCTGGGACCGCGAGGCGTGGGCCGGCGGCTCCTCAAGCGGTCCGGCCGCGGCGACCGCAGCCGGTCTCGTCGGGTTCGCCATCGGCACCGAGACCTGGGGCTCGCTCACCACCCCGGCGGCGTTCTCCGGGGTGACAGCGGTCCGACCGACCTACGACCGGGTGAGCAGGGAAGGGGTTATGGCGCTCTCGTGGACCATGGACAAGGTCGGACCGCTCTGTCGCTCCGCAAGCGACTGCGAGACGGTACTCCGGGCGATCGCCGATCCCGAAACCGAGGACGTCGACGCCTACGGCGTCTCCGGAGATCGCCCCCGGATCGCCGTCCCCGAGGGTGCGGGCGAGGACGAACAGGAGGGCGTGCGCGAGAACTTCGAACGAAGCCTGGGGACGCTCTCGGGGTTCGCAGAGGTCGAACGGATCTCCCTCCCGGAGCTCCCCTACGCGGCGATGGCGGGGACGATCATCGACGGCGAGGCCGCGGCGGCGTTCGACGGCCTCATCGAGAGCGGTGACGTCCACGACCTGGCCGACCCGGTCCACACGCTCGGGAGCTATCGGGCGAGCACCGTACTCGCACGCGACTACATCAACGCCAATAGAGTGAGGGCGATCGCCCAGCGGGAACTGGACGCGCTGCTCGCCGAGTACGACGCGCTCGTAACGCCGGCGCGGTCGTCGGTGGCGAGCAGGGTCGGGGAGTCGATGGGCGAGTTCTTCGGGGAGTTCGCGACGCCGTCGGTGAACGCGGCGGCGAACGTCACCGGCCTTCCCGGAGTCACGGTGCCGAACGGGTTCGCGGAGGACGGGTTACCGACGGGTGTCGAGGTCGTCTCCCGGGCCTGGGAGGAGTCCGCGGCCCTCGCGGTCGCCTGTGCGTTCGAGCGGCGGTCCGAGCGGCCGCCGTACGCCGACCTGCTCGGGTAG
- a CDS encoding glutamate-cysteine ligase family protein, with protein MHVSIEAEYWVIDRSGALADPGGLTDLSEHVVPEFVEPLLEIKTSPCESVRALYDEFVARLKWVLEEANARDRMLVPTGTPIGPAEVTEQEGERGAIQRAVVGEDFEYAAHCAGTHVHFDREDVTDQLNTLIAFDPALALLSSSPYYGGRRVAACARAFIYRKRSYETFPRHGQLWEYVDSVEQWNQLLEHRFREFEAAAMEEGIDPELFGEHFSPEDTVWTPLRLRTEVPTVEWRSPDVALPSETLRLVREMAAVMERVPETDVVIGDEEGRVGEELISLPGFGTLRDLTDEAITTGLESPEVRAYLDRMGFDVSAYRPLTHRIDGERQMGERQARDLRLDLARCLEADVERLQRSSLDRIVGEGAS; from the coding sequence ATGCACGTCAGCATCGAAGCGGAGTACTGGGTGATCGACCGGAGCGGGGCGCTCGCCGACCCCGGCGGGCTGACCGACCTCTCCGAACACGTCGTCCCGGAGTTCGTCGAGCCGCTCCTCGAGATAAAGACCTCCCCCTGTGAGAGCGTGCGTGCGCTCTACGACGAGTTCGTCGCCCGCCTGAAGTGGGTGCTGGAGGAGGCGAACGCGCGCGACCGCATGCTCGTCCCGACCGGGACGCCGATCGGCCCGGCTGAGGTCACCGAACAGGAGGGCGAACGCGGTGCGATCCAGCGTGCGGTCGTTGGCGAGGATTTCGAGTACGCCGCCCACTGTGCGGGCACGCACGTCCACTTCGACCGCGAGGACGTCACCGACCAGCTCAACACGCTGATCGCGTTCGACCCGGCCCTCGCTCTGCTCAGCTCCTCGCCCTACTACGGGGGCCGACGCGTCGCGGCCTGTGCGCGCGCGTTCATCTACCGCAAGCGAAGCTACGAGACGTTCCCCCGCCACGGACAGCTCTGGGAGTACGTCGACAGCGTCGAGCAGTGGAACCAGCTCCTCGAGCACCGCTTCAGGGAGTTCGAGGCAGCCGCGATGGAGGAGGGGATCGACCCCGAGCTGTTCGGAGAACACTTCTCGCCCGAGGACACCGTCTGGACGCCGCTCAGGCTGCGGACCGAAGTCCCGACCGTCGAGTGGCGCTCGCCGGACGTCGCCCTGCCGAGCGAGACGCTCCGACTCGTCCGGGAGATGGCCGCCGTGATGGAACGCGTCCCCGAGACCGATGTCGTGATCGGCGACGAGGAGGGACGGGTCGGCGAGGAGCTGATCTCGCTCCCGGGGTTCGGGACGCTCCGCGACCTGACCGACGAGGCGATCACCACCGGTCTCGAGTCGCCCGAGGTGCGGGCCTACCTCGACCGGATGGGCTTCGACGTCTCCGCCTATCGGCCGCTCACCCACCGAATCGACGGCGAGCGCCAGATGGGAGAGCGACAGGCGCGCGACCTGCGACTCGACCTGGCCCGGTGTCTCGAGGCGGACGTCGAGCGTCTGCAGCGGTCGTCGCTCGACCGGATCGTCGGCGAGGGTGCGTCGTAG
- a CDS encoding amidase family protein yields MPIRPPTETDLREFGERLHLDLREEELAELAELAADQLVDYETVASYTPTVRADGEAVRPRSAGLRVPSVENPKNAWVSRCTVEGDEEGPLAGWEVAVKDNVSVAGVEMTCGSRVLEGYVPDADATIVTRLLDAGATVVGKTNMDDMAMTTTGHSAFGPVLHPESEDHLAGGSSGGSAVVVATGEVDAAIGTDQGGSVRLPSAYCGIVGHKPTHGLIPYTGCVGLEHTIDHPGPMGPDVETVARLLTVFSGDGPEGAAADDRQPRSIPDERYHDLEGEVSELRIGVLREGFDRPDADPAVLDRVRAAIDLLASACGAMEEVSVPMHADARAIHSVCASEGLVAAMAGEGLGHGRRKWYDTTWVDAFGKFRRTAGGEFPAALKRSLLVGAYAAEKYHARYYARGMNLVLDLTEGYDALFEEVDLLAMPTTTRTAPEHDPERSEFDRLRDGREAANTAAFNRTGHPAISVPAGAVDGLPVGLMLVGPEFEDARVLEAGYALQRIRSDG; encoded by the coding sequence ATGCCGATCCGCCCGCCGACCGAGACGGACCTGCGCGAGTTCGGGGAGCGACTCCACCTCGACCTGCGAGAGGAGGAGCTCGCCGAACTCGCCGAACTGGCCGCCGACCAGCTCGTGGACTACGAGACGGTCGCCTCCTACACGCCGACGGTGCGGGCGGACGGCGAGGCGGTCCGCCCGCGGAGCGCCGGCCTGCGCGTTCCGTCGGTGGAGAACCCGAAGAACGCGTGGGTCTCGCGCTGTACGGTGGAGGGGGACGAGGAGGGCCCGCTCGCCGGCTGGGAGGTCGCCGTGAAGGACAACGTTAGCGTCGCGGGCGTCGAGATGACCTGCGGCTCGCGCGTACTCGAGGGCTACGTGCCCGACGCCGACGCGACCATCGTCACCCGGCTGCTCGACGCCGGCGCGACCGTCGTCGGGAAGACGAACATGGACGACATGGCGATGACGACCACCGGCCACAGCGCGTTCGGCCCCGTGCTCCACCCCGAGAGCGAGGACCACCTCGCGGGCGGCTCCAGCGGGGGGAGCGCTGTCGTCGTCGCGACCGGCGAGGTCGACGCGGCGATCGGCACCGACCAGGGCGGGAGCGTCCGTCTCCCGTCGGCGTACTGCGGGATCGTCGGCCACAAACCGACACACGGGCTGATACCCTACACGGGCTGTGTGGGCCTCGAACACACGATCGACCACCCCGGGCCGATGGGGCCCGACGTGGAGACGGTCGCCCGCCTTCTCACGGTGTTCTCCGGCGACGGGCCTGAGGGGGCCGCGGCCGACGACCGCCAGCCCCGGTCGATCCCCGACGAGCGGTACCACGATCTAGAGGGGGAGGTCTCGGAACTACGGATCGGCGTCCTCCGCGAGGGGTTCGACCGGCCGGACGCCGATCCCGCGGTCCTCGACCGGGTTCGGGCGGCGATCGACCTGCTCGCCTCGGCCTGCGGAGCGATGGAAGAGGTCTCCGTGCCGATGCACGCCGACGCGCGCGCGATCCACTCGGTCTGTGCCTCGGAGGGGCTGGTCGCCGCGATGGCCGGCGAGGGCCTCGGCCACGGTCGCCGGAAGTGGTACGACACGACCTGGGTCGACGCGTTCGGGAAGTTCCGCCGGACCGCCGGCGGCGAGTTCCCGGCAGCGCTCAAGCGGTCGCTGCTCGTCGGGGCGTACGCCGCCGAGAAGTACCACGCCCGCTACTACGCCCGCGGGATGAACCTCGTCCTCGACCTGACCGAGGGGTACGACGCGCTGTTCGAGGAGGTAGACCTGCTCGCGATGCCGACGACGACGCGGACCGCACCCGAACACGACCCCGAACGGAGCGAGTTCGACCGGCTCCGCGACGGACGGGAGGCGGCCAACACCGCCGCGTTCAACCGGACCGGCCACCCGGCGATCTCCGTTCCTGCGGGGGCGGTCGACGGCCTCCCGGTCGGGCTGATGCTCGTCGGTCCCGAGTTCGAGGACGCGAGGGTGCTCGAGGCAGGCTACGCGCTGCAACGGATCCGTTCGGACGGCTGA
- the thrC gene encoding threonine synthase: protein MDLVCYACGERSEPISRTRCSCGEPLWIDVPAPSTWPASSDPGMWRYERVLPTDVPSGVGAAAGGTPLVRTPAFDAEGVGTYVKDEGQNPTGSFKDRGSAVGVAAVAAGGGTRVGTVSHGNMAMSVAAHAAAHGLDCTVLVPADISDERLSNIARYDPEILRVQGDYGDLYRRTLSPGVETPFLNSDTPLRVAGQKTTAYEICEAFSPSVPDAIVLPVSSGGHLSGLWKALRELQAGGLLDRLPRLYAVQAAACDPIVRAFEAGETAVSGIEKRETVAYSIANADPPSGNRALAALRATDGGAVSVREDEIREAQRRFARDGGFRVEASSAVTLAGVSRLRERGEIREGEDAVLVVTGSGFKESIEADVDAETIDLSDLDRRLS from the coding sequence ATGGACCTCGTCTGTTACGCCTGTGGCGAGCGCTCGGAGCCGATCAGCAGGACCCGCTGTTCCTGTGGCGAACCCCTCTGGATCGACGTCCCTGCACCGAGCACGTGGCCCGCGTCGAGCGATCCGGGGATGTGGCGCTACGAGCGCGTGTTGCCCACCGACGTGCCGTCGGGCGTCGGGGCGGCGGCGGGCGGAACGCCGCTCGTCCGCACGCCCGCGTTCGACGCGGAGGGCGTGGGGACGTACGTGAAAGACGAGGGGCAGAACCCGACGGGGAGTTTCAAGGACCGAGGGAGCGCGGTCGGCGTCGCGGCCGTCGCCGCGGGCGGCGGGACGCGCGTCGGAACCGTCTCGCACGGCAACATGGCGATGAGCGTCGCGGCGCACGCGGCCGCCCACGGTCTCGACTGTACGGTGCTGGTTCCCGCGGACATCTCCGACGAGCGCCTCTCCAACATCGCTCGGTACGACCCGGAGATCCTTCGCGTCCAGGGGGACTACGGCGACCTCTACCGGCGGACGCTCTCTCCGGGGGTCGAGACGCCGTTTCTCAACTCGGATACGCCCCTCCGGGTCGCGGGCCAGAAGACCACCGCCTACGAGATCTGCGAGGCGTTCTCCCCCTCGGTGCCGGACGCCATCGTCCTCCCCGTTTCGAGCGGCGGCCACCTCTCCGGTCTCTGGAAGGCGCTCCGTGAACTCCAGGCGGGCGGCCTCCTCGACCGTCTCCCCCGGCTCTACGCGGTCCAGGCCGCCGCCTGTGACCCGATCGTTCGCGCGTTCGAAGCGGGCGAGACGGCGGTCTCGGGGATCGAGAAGCGGGAGACGGTCGCCTACTCCATCGCGAACGCCGACCCGCCGAGTGGAAACCGGGCGCTGGCCGCCCTCCGGGCGACCGACGGCGGTGCGGTGAGCGTGCGCGAGGACGAGATCCGCGAGGCACAGCGACGCTTCGCGCGGGACGGAGGGTTCCGGGTCGAGGCCTCGTCCGCGGTGACGCTCGCGGGCGTCTCCCGTCTCCGAGAGCGTGGAGAGATCCGCGAGGGCGAGGACGCCGTGCTCGTCGTGACGGGGAGCGGGTTCAAGGAGTCGATCGAGGCCGACGTCGACGCCGAGACGATCGACCTCTCGGACCTCGATCGCCGGCTCTCGTAG
- a CDS encoding PadR family transcriptional regulator, translating into MNDLTGFQRDLLYVINGLTQPHGLGIKDEMEGYYASEVHHGRLYPNLDALVQKGFVSKEELDRRTNAYSLTERGERELGARREWEDSYVGSLLTEP; encoded by the coding sequence ATGAACGACCTCACGGGGTTCCAACGAGACCTGCTGTACGTGATCAACGGCCTCACCCAGCCACACGGTCTCGGGATCAAAGACGAGATGGAAGGCTACTACGCGAGCGAGGTCCACCACGGTCGGCTCTACCCGAACCTCGACGCACTCGTGCAGAAGGGGTTCGTCTCGAAGGAGGAACTCGACCGGCGGACCAACGCCTACTCGCTCACCGAGCGGGGAGAGCGCGAACTGGGGGCGCGACGCGAGTGGGAGGACAGCTACGTCGGGTCGCTGCTCACAGAACCCTGA